ATTGCCAGGCCAGTGACGGCCCGCCCCATTTCGCTCCGGATCAAGCGGCCCAGCTGAATCAGTGGGGGTATCCCCCACGCTTGGCCTGCCCCGATCAGCGCGTCACCCACGGGAGGCGCGGCCACGAAGGCCACATAGAACAACACGACCAGCAGGGGGACCCCCCGGATGAATTCCACGTATAAGGTGCTCAAGTTGTAGAAGATCACATTTCGAGATACCCGACCCAGGCCGGCGATCAGACCCAGAATGAGAGCAATGGAATAGGCGATGACGGTTAATTGAAGAGTGACCGGGATTCCGCGAAACAGAAAGCGAACAGTGGCCTGATAGTCGGGAGAATACAGAATGGCCACCACGGTCCAGAGCCCAAATGTGCCCAGCAATACTGCCCACCAGGGCCATGTTCGCCAATTCCATCCAGCCCGTTGCGGAGGAGGAACGGAAGGCAACGTCGTCTGGGTCTCCACGGAGACCGCCATGTTCCAGGCTCCTGAAGGAGATTCAGGCTCAGCTCGCAACCCCAACGGGGGAAGGCCAGGCGGATTCATCGCAGGCGACCCGCCCGACCCCAGAGCCCCCATGGGCAAATCCGACGATCCGCCCAGCTATTGTGAAACAGAATGGGTCGCGAGATCGCCCGCGACCCATTCAGAGCAGCCATCCATTTTCCCAAACAATCTATTCCTGCTATTGCCCTGGCTTAAACTCGACAAACCACTTCCGATAGAGACGATCCAGTGTGCCGTTCTCCTTCAGGACCTTCAGGGCGGCGTTGAAGGGACCGACGAGATCGCTCCCCTTGGGGAAGCAGAGGCCCAGATCCTCGCTGGTGAAGGGCTGCCCAGCGATC
This genomic interval from Thermoflexus sp. contains the following:
- a CDS encoding amino acid ABC transporter permease, with product MAVSVETQTTLPSVPPPQRAGWNWRTWPWWAVLLGTFGLWTVVAILYSPDYQATVRFLFRGIPVTLQLTVIAYSIALILGLIAGLGRVSRNVIFYNLSTLYVEFIRGVPLLVVLFYVAFVAAPPVGDALIGAGQAWGIPPLIQLGRLIRSEMGRAVTGLAIGYGAYLAEVYRAGIESIPKGQMEAARSLGMTYWQAMRLVILPQAIRNVLPPLGNDFIAMLKDTALASAIAVPELMYVGRQRAAGTFRYFEVYNTVALLYLAMTLLLSLLVRTLERRTAIPRG